Proteins encoded together in one Carya illinoinensis cultivar Pawnee chromosome 3, C.illinoinensisPawnee_v1, whole genome shotgun sequence window:
- the LOC122305360 gene encoding 60S ribosomal protein L14-1-like — MRYVEIGRLALVNYGKEYGRLFVIVDVIDQNKALVDAPDMVRSQMNLKRLSLTDIKIDIKRVPKKRALIEAMETAEGWNYQAGACKTQKGE; from the exons ATG AGGTACGTGGAGATTGGAAGACTGGCGCTTGTGAACTACGGGAAGGAGTATGGAAGACTTTTTGTGATTGTGGATGTTATCGACCAAAATAAG GCTCTTGTTGATGCCCCTGATATGGTGAGGAGCCAAATGAACTTAAAAAGGCTTTCTCTGACTGATATTAAGATTGACATCAAGAGGGTTCCAAAGAAGAGGGCTTTAATTGAGGCCATGGAGACTGCCG AGGGGTGGAATTATCAGGCAGGAGCTTGCAAAACTCAGAAAGGAGAATGA